The proteins below come from a single Chrysoperla carnea chromosome 1, inChrCarn1.1, whole genome shotgun sequence genomic window:
- the LOC123304495 gene encoding heat shock protein 27-like, with amino-acid sequence MSSMYFQTVIKNIIPEFFVRNSNIWKPIVRLSNTNYVKETSPEQTDQIQNIDFGPYVASYLKTTTENFRINIDIKNYLPEELSIRMYDNIITIEGRHENGPLNTNVQHFLRRYHFSEGYDFDNAKSYMTSDGKLTIEMPKIDTTRQEDRTIRIQRKHSQTINIKRDNETFLNSKVFFQPTDTIKG; translated from the exons ATGTCTTCAATGTATTTCCAAACCGTGATAAAGAATATAATTCCagaattttttgttcgaaattcaAACATTTGGAAACCAATTGTTAGATTGTCAAACACAAATTACGTTAAAGAAACGTCACCAGAACAAACTgatcaaatacaaaatatagatTTTGGACCATACGTTGCATCGTATTTGAAGACCACaacagaaaattttcgaattaatatagatattaaaaattatttaccagaaGAATTAAGTATACGGATGTATGacaatattataacaattgAAGGAAGACATGAAAATGGTCCACTAAATACTAACGTACAGCATTTTTTACGAAGGTACCATTTTTCGGAAGGATACGATTTTGATAATGCTAAATCATATATGACATCAGATGGTAAATTAACAATTGAAATGCCAAAAATTGATACAACAAGACAAGAAGACCGAACCATACGTATACAAAGAAAGCATAG tcaaacaataaatataaagcgTGATAATGAAACATTCCTTAATTCAAAAGTGTTCTTTCAACCAACAGATACAATTAAAGGTTAA
- the LOC123304970 gene encoding uncharacterized protein LOC123304970: MAENPNNGINQNFNNTIQILFRYISLNVSFYMRRAEKLYKRINLNKYLDKISQRPWLAVALIITTSLTVIFVSTFVFLVLITSTIALTGIVLIEGTIITIGTVILIGCIASIWIIVGVIAVTGALFYYGTLYFHTHFYSLEANVTDLNNVDNIQKILYEKNEQSNDKSKTDNILRNLQKKHIQDKDVSSTDNTSSVLDVKHEQITADNKKSE, translated from the exons atg gcGGAAAATCCCAACAATggcataaatcaaaattttaataatactataCAAATACTTTTTCGATATATATCACTTAACG tttcattttataTGAGAAGAGCGGAAAAACTTtacaaaagaattaatttaaataaatatttagacaaaatttcaCAAAGACCATGGTTAGCAGTTGCCTTAATTATAACCACATCATTAACGGTTATTTTCGTTTCAACGTTTGTGTTTTTGGTATTAATTACGTCTACGATTGCATTAACCGGTATAGTTTTAATCGAAG gAACAATTATTACAATTGGGACAGTAATTCTTATCGGATGTATTGCATCTATATGGATAATTGTAGGTGTTATTGCAGTCACGGgggcattattttattatggaaCTCTTTACTTTCACACCCATTTTTATTCCTTAGAAGCAAATGTAACAGACCTTAACAATgttgataatattcaaaaaattttatatgaaaagaaCGAGCAATCCAACGACAAAAGTAAAACggataatattttaagaaatttacagaaaaaacaTATACAGGACAAAGATGTTAGTTCTACAGACAATACATCAAGCGTTCTAGATGTAAAACATGAACAGATTACAGCTGATAATAAAAAGTCCGAATAA